The following proteins are co-located in the Mesorhizobium sp. M1E.F.Ca.ET.045.02.1.1 genome:
- a CDS encoding polysaccharide biosynthesis/export family protein has product MTDLSRFFLAVLAVLGTAPMAAAADTSSAYRISPGDTVEIGITSIPDRTQRAVVQMDGTIVLPDAGAVSVGGLTPPELQARMQTILPTKIFHIRMSDGREQMAVVRPSDVTAIIAEYRPIYVTGDVLTPGQQAYRPLMTVRQAIAVAGGFSLLRARGNQAGPDPTDLRRDYEMIWGEYTRDYFHSARLRAELDKQASFDMQPPQGSPLSPALAAGIAKAEAEALKLSLDNFQQEQSFVEKGAKDAATQVEALLKRAQDEADGVKADEDDLEQVTKLFKAGNLTNNRLADVRRAVLLSSSRALETSVELMRTRRQQDDFARQLERNENQRRIGLLNELRDTEVRLADIGTRLRAASQKLQPQGATAAPLSIAGETVRAQMTVIRKIDGQWRKEPADEDADVSPGDTIEVKFSSELESAAVQ; this is encoded by the coding sequence ATGACCGACCTTAGCCGGTTCTTCCTTGCGGTTCTTGCGGTCCTGGGCACCGCGCCGATGGCTGCCGCGGCCGATACATCGAGCGCCTACCGGATTTCACCGGGCGATACGGTCGAGATCGGGATAACCTCCATTCCCGACCGGACCCAGCGCGCGGTTGTCCAGATGGACGGCACGATCGTGCTTCCCGATGCCGGCGCGGTCTCGGTCGGCGGTCTGACGCCGCCCGAATTGCAGGCGCGCATGCAAACGATTCTGCCGACCAAGATCTTTCACATCCGCATGTCCGACGGCCGCGAACAGATGGCGGTCGTCAGGCCGAGCGACGTGACGGCGATCATCGCCGAGTATCGTCCCATCTATGTAACCGGCGATGTGCTTACACCGGGACAGCAGGCCTATCGTCCGCTCATGACCGTACGACAGGCGATCGCGGTGGCTGGCGGTTTCAGCCTCCTGCGGGCGCGGGGCAACCAGGCAGGACCGGATCCGACGGATCTCCGACGCGACTATGAGATGATCTGGGGAGAATACACCAGGGACTACTTCCACAGCGCGCGCCTGCGTGCCGAACTCGACAAACAGGCAAGCTTCGACATGCAGCCTCCGCAAGGATCGCCCCTTTCTCCCGCGCTCGCTGCGGGAATAGCGAAAGCCGAAGCGGAAGCGCTCAAGCTCTCCCTGGACAATTTCCAGCAAGAGCAGAGCTTTGTCGAAAAAGGCGCCAAGGATGCCGCCACGCAGGTCGAAGCGCTGCTGAAGCGCGCGCAGGATGAAGCGGACGGAGTGAAGGCCGATGAGGACGACCTGGAGCAGGTCACCAAGCTGTTCAAGGCCGGGAATCTGACGAACAACCGGCTCGCCGATGTTCGGCGCGCTGTCCTGCTTTCGTCCAGCCGGGCGCTGGAAACATCGGTCGAGCTCATGAGAACGCGGCGCCAGCAGGATGATTTTGCCAGGCAGCTCGAGCGCAACGAGAACCAAAGGCGTATCGGTTTGCTGAACGAATTGCGGGACACCGAGGTCCGGCTGGCCGACATCGGCACAAGACTTCGCGCCGCGAGCCAAAAGCTGCAGCCCCAGGGCGCAACCGCCGCGCCTTTGTCGATCGCCGGCGAAACCGTCAGGGCTCAGATGACGGTCATTCGCAAGATCGATGGGCAATGGCGCAAGGAACCTGCCGACGAAGACGCCGATGTGTCGCCTGGCGATACGATCGAGGTCAAGTTCAGCAGTGAACTCGAAAGCGCGGCGGTCCAGTAG
- a CDS encoding class I SAM-dependent methyltransferase, translating to MSQDISVTDAYSKGSTAFMGMEMLVAPGSLVPRPETELLGTTAVDVLHRMNLPAPRVVDMCCGAGNLACAIAHHVPAAKVWASDLTDACVEATHRNIVHHGLVGRVSVLKGDLFEALSALLHQGTIDLIVCNPPYISEKRLEGDRSHLVALEPREAFAAGPYGIAIHMRVVKDALRYLRPGGALLFEVGLGQDRQVASLMERSRGYEDIAAVTNLAGEARVVLGYAKPQP from the coding sequence TTGAGCCAAGATATCAGCGTTACCGACGCCTACAGCAAAGGCAGCACGGCCTTCATGGGAATGGAGATGCTCGTCGCTCCCGGCTCACTGGTCCCGAGACCGGAGACCGAACTGCTTGGCACGACCGCGGTCGATGTCTTGCATCGAATGAACCTGCCGGCGCCGCGCGTCGTCGACATGTGCTGCGGCGCAGGCAATCTCGCCTGCGCCATCGCGCATCATGTTCCGGCCGCGAAGGTCTGGGCCAGCGATCTTACCGATGCGTGTGTCGAGGCAACACACCGCAATATCGTCCACCATGGGCTGGTCGGCAGGGTATCGGTCCTGAAGGGCGATTTGTTCGAAGCTCTATCCGCTTTGCTACATCAGGGCACGATCGACCTCATCGTGTGCAATCCGCCCTATATCTCGGAGAAACGGCTTGAAGGCGATCGCTCCCATCTGGTCGCTCTCGAGCCGCGCGAGGCTTTCGCGGCCGGGCCTTACGGCATCGCTATCCACATGCGCGTGGTGAAGGATGCCCTGCGGTATCTGCGGCCCGGCGGCGCCCTGCTGTTCGAGGTCGGCCTCGGTCAGGACCGCCAGGTCGCAAGCCTGATGGAGCGCAGCAGGGGCTACGAGGATATCGCCGCCGTCACCAACCTCGCCGGCGAGGCGCGCGTCGTGCTCGGATATGCAAAGCCGCAGCCCTGA
- a CDS encoding acyl carrier protein: protein MDSILATKPAGDVYTKQIRDFLASNFYVADVKSLSATESLLDQGIVDSTGVLEVIGFIEETFGIIVEDSELLPENLDSIQGIAQFIARKRG, encoded by the coding sequence ATGGATTCGATTTTGGCAACCAAGCCCGCGGGCGACGTTTACACGAAACAAATTCGGGATTTCCTGGCCTCGAACTTCTACGTCGCCGACGTGAAATCTCTCAGCGCCACGGAATCGCTGCTCGATCAGGGCATCGTCGATTCCACCGGGGTGCTCGAGGTCATCGGCTTCATCGAAGAGACCTTTGGCATCATCGTCGAAGACAGTGAGCTCCTCCCTGAGAACCTCGATTCCATCCAGGGAATAGCGCAGTTCATCGCCCGAAAGAGGGGGTGA
- a CDS encoding AMP-binding protein: MIHGAVPLLHDYLIHSASRLGDKVALVCNRQRVTYAEIDERSNGLAQCLVSAGVQRSDRVMIFADNTLETVVGFWAALKANAVVCIVNPLTKSEKLDYLLNDCRPAALITDQHLRSVFGGPAHNCRSLRKVIVSGPIEDDELNRLPHAMRWETAAERALAAPARCSIDVDLAAIIYTSGSTGEPKGVMLTHRNMTAACTSIASYLELREDEVILNVLPLAFDYGLYQMLMAFRTGARLVLERSFAFPAQILQLIKDERITGFPGVPTIFASLSELKSLKDHDFSSIRYVTNTAAALPLKHINMLRELFSDARIYSMYGLTECKRCTYLPPEDLERKPLSVGIAIPNTEMWIVDDNDRRVEPGTVGQLVIRGATVMKGYWGKPEATARKLKPGPLPGEQVLYTGDYCRMDAEGYLYFIGRGDEIIKSRGEKVAPKEVENVLVNIPGVKEAAVIGVPDELLGQAVKAFVVIEQGRIVGEKQLQMECQKRLENFMVPKSIVIVPSLPRTDTGKLKKVALS; encoded by the coding sequence ATGATCCATGGTGCCGTACCGCTCCTGCACGACTATCTGATCCACTCCGCCAGCCGGCTCGGCGATAAGGTGGCGCTGGTTTGCAATCGGCAACGCGTCACCTACGCCGAAATCGACGAGCGCTCCAATGGGCTTGCGCAATGTCTGGTGTCGGCCGGCGTGCAACGCAGCGACCGTGTGATGATCTTCGCCGACAACACGCTCGAGACCGTTGTCGGCTTCTGGGCGGCGCTCAAGGCAAACGCTGTCGTGTGCATCGTCAATCCGCTCACAAAGAGCGAGAAGCTCGACTACCTCCTGAATGATTGCCGACCGGCGGCGCTGATCACGGACCAGCACTTGCGCTCGGTGTTCGGTGGGCCGGCGCACAACTGCCGATCGCTGCGAAAGGTGATCGTATCGGGGCCGATCGAGGACGACGAACTCAACCGGCTGCCGCATGCGATGCGGTGGGAAACGGCCGCCGAAAGAGCTCTCGCCGCGCCGGCACGCTGTTCGATCGACGTCGATCTTGCCGCCATCATCTATACCTCCGGGTCCACGGGCGAACCCAAAGGAGTGATGCTGACACACCGCAACATGACGGCGGCATGCACATCGATAGCGTCATATCTGGAGCTTCGCGAAGATGAGGTGATCCTCAACGTCCTGCCCCTCGCCTTCGACTACGGCCTCTATCAGATGCTGATGGCCTTCCGCACCGGCGCTCGGCTTGTCCTCGAACGTTCCTTCGCTTTTCCGGCGCAGATCCTTCAGCTCATCAAGGACGAGAGGATTACGGGCTTTCCCGGGGTGCCCACCATCTTCGCCTCGCTTTCGGAGCTCAAGTCGCTGAAGGACCACGACTTTTCGAGCATCCGCTATGTCACCAACACCGCGGCCGCCTTGCCGCTCAAGCACATCAACATGCTCAGGGAGCTGTTTTCAGACGCGCGAATCTATTCGATGTACGGCCTCACCGAGTGCAAGCGCTGCACCTACCTGCCGCCGGAAGATCTCGAGCGAAAGCCCCTGAGCGTGGGGATTGCGATCCCGAACACGGAAATGTGGATCGTCGACGACAACGACAGGCGGGTCGAGCCCGGAACCGTTGGACAGCTTGTCATCCGTGGCGCGACGGTGATGAAGGGTTACTGGGGCAAACCGGAAGCGACCGCCAGGAAGCTCAAGCCTGGCCCCTTGCCGGGCGAGCAGGTGCTCTACACCGGAGACTACTGCCGGATGGACGCGGAGGGCTATCTCTACTTCATCGGCCGCGGCGACGAGATCATTAAATCCCGCGGCGAGAAGGTTGCGCCGAAGGAAGTCGAAAACGTGCTGGTGAACATTCCGGGCGTGAAGGAGGCCGCGGTGATCGGTGTCCCCGACGAGCTTCTGGGCCAGGCGGTGAAGGCGTTCGTCGTGATCGAGCAGGGACGGATCGTCGGCGAGAAGCAGCTTCAGATGGAATGCCAGAAGCGGCTGGAAAACTTCATGGTCCCGAAGTCGATCGTCATCGTGCCCAGTCTGCCCAGGACGGACACCGGAAAACTCAAGAAGGTAGCTCTTTCGTAG
- the asnB gene encoding asparagine synthase (glutamine-hydrolyzing), with protein sequence MCGIAGILALSATAEPPSREALIRMAGALAHRGPDERGLYRDRRAGLAHARLSVVDLRHGQQPLADADGLMWVVFNGEIFNYLELRDRLIALGHRFRTRSDTEVVLHAYQEWGQAAFERMNGQWALAIWDPVAGRLVLSRDRYGICPLHFCEHGGRMFFASEVKAIFAADAAIPRAFDPAGIDQTFTMWTVVPPQSVFQGIRELPPGHVRLYENGVAREYPFWQPRFPEIHGREHDRSSGSLDDAVEEVRVALEAATALRIVQADVPVGCYLSGGLDSSLVAALGRRFAGERFQTFSLRFADAEYDETHFQRLVAARTGSEHHEVVVSRSDIAAVFPEVIRHTERPILRTAPAPLFLLSRLVREHGIKVVLTGEGADEMFAGYDLFREGKVRRFWGRQPASTRRARLLERLYPYLSRSPVHQQALARQFFGRNIQAHAVAGFAHDTRWRTTSAIKRLFCPDMRAASERRDAVTELLSTLPAEFPRWSPLAQDQYLEIRTLMSGYLLSSQGDRMLMAHSVEGRFPFLDDKVVALANALPDAYKLRGLDEKHVLKRAAAPILPPQVVARKKQPYRAPNALSFFAADAPAYIREALSQTALQAAGVFDPQSVARLVGKCQARVGEGDMSNSDNMALVGVLSTQLLHQQFVATRPAGATRPDLGIDVDYEHREREVA encoded by the coding sequence ATGTGCGGGATCGCCGGAATACTGGCGCTGAGCGCCACCGCCGAACCGCCTTCTCGCGAGGCACTGATACGCATGGCTGGCGCGCTTGCGCATCGCGGCCCGGACGAGCGGGGACTTTACCGGGACAGACGTGCAGGGCTGGCGCATGCCCGCTTGTCGGTCGTCGATCTTCGACATGGACAGCAGCCCCTCGCCGACGCTGACGGCCTGATGTGGGTCGTGTTCAACGGCGAGATTTTCAACTACCTCGAACTGCGGGACAGGCTGATCGCTCTCGGTCATCGGTTCCGCACCCGCAGCGATACCGAGGTCGTTCTGCACGCCTATCAGGAATGGGGCCAGGCCGCCTTCGAGCGTATGAACGGTCAATGGGCGCTGGCAATCTGGGACCCGGTTGCCGGCCGGCTGGTATTGTCGCGCGATCGCTACGGCATTTGCCCGCTGCATTTCTGCGAGCATGGAGGCCGCATGTTCTTTGCGAGCGAAGTCAAGGCAATTTTCGCGGCCGATGCCGCGATCCCGCGCGCGTTCGATCCGGCCGGCATCGATCAGACCTTCACCATGTGGACGGTCGTTCCTCCGCAGAGCGTGTTTCAGGGCATCCGCGAACTCCCGCCTGGACATGTGCGCCTCTATGAGAACGGCGTGGCGCGCGAGTATCCCTTCTGGCAACCGCGCTTCCCGGAAATCCATGGTCGGGAACACGACCGATCCAGCGGCTCCCTGGACGATGCGGTCGAGGAGGTGCGCGTCGCGCTGGAAGCCGCGACGGCGTTGCGGATCGTGCAGGCCGATGTGCCGGTTGGCTGCTATCTGTCGGGCGGGCTCGACAGCTCCCTTGTCGCCGCGCTCGGAAGGCGCTTCGCCGGCGAGCGTTTCCAAACCTTCTCCCTGCGTTTTGCGGATGCCGAGTATGACGAGACCCATTTCCAGCGGCTCGTCGCCGCCCGAACCGGGAGCGAGCACCACGAGGTAGTCGTTTCGCGCAGCGACATCGCCGCGGTCTTTCCCGAGGTGATCCGCCACACCGAGCGGCCAATCCTCAGGACCGCCCCGGCACCACTCTTCCTGCTGTCGAGGCTGGTGCGGGAACACGGCATCAAGGTGGTGCTGACCGGCGAAGGCGCCGACGAGATGTTTGCCGGCTATGACCTGTTCCGCGAAGGCAAGGTGCGCCGCTTCTGGGGACGCCAGCCGGCTTCGACAAGGCGTGCCCGGCTGCTCGAACGGCTCTACCCCTACCTCTCGCGCTCACCGGTTCATCAGCAGGCGCTGGCCAGGCAATTCTTCGGCCGCAACATTCAGGCCCACGCCGTGGCCGGATTTGCGCATGACACGCGCTGGCGCACGACGAGCGCCATCAAACGCCTGTTCTGCCCGGATATGCGCGCCGCATCGGAACGGCGCGACGCGGTGACCGAACTGCTCTCGACATTGCCGGCCGAATTCCCGCGATGGAGCCCCCTCGCCCAGGACCAATATCTGGAGATCCGGACGCTGATGTCGGGCTATCTGCTCTCTTCGCAAGGCGACAGGATGCTGATGGCTCATTCCGTCGAGGGCCGCTTCCCCTTCCTGGATGACAAGGTCGTCGCCTTGGCCAATGCGCTTCCGGACGCCTACAAGCTGCGGGGCCTCGATGAGAAGCACGTGCTGAAGCGCGCCGCGGCGCCGATTCTGCCGCCCCAGGTCGTTGCCCGAAAGAAGCAGCCCTACCGGGCGCCGAATGCGCTGAGTTTCTTCGCCGCGGACGCCCCGGCATACATTCGTGAAGCGCTGTCCCAGACAGCATTGCAGGCGGCGGGCGTCTTCGATCCCCAATCGGTTGCCCGTCTGGTTGGAAAGTGCCAGGCCCGAGTTGGCGAGGGCGACATGTCGAATTCCGACAACATGGCCCTGGTGGGCGTGCTGTCGACGCAACTCCTGCATCAGCAATTTGTCGCAACCCGTCCAGCCGGCGCGACAAGGCCGGATCTCGGCATCGATGTCGACTACGAGCATCGGGAAAGGGAGGTAGCATGA